TGTGGCTTGCGTCCGACGAAGCCTCCGGAGAGCTCCTGGCCGTCAAGTCCGCCGGCGCCGGTGGCGCGGCGCAGCTGGAGCGCGAGGGCAGCGTGCTCACCGGGCTCTGCTCGCCGCACATCATCCCCTGCCTCGGCTCCCGCGCCGCGGAGTGCGGCGAGTACCAGCTCTTCCTCGAGTTCGCGCCCGGCGGCTCGCTCGCGGATGAGGCCGCCAGGAGCGGGGGCTGCCTCCCGGAGCCCGCCATCCGGGCGTACGCAGGGGACGTGGCCAGGGGGCTGGAGTACCTCCATGCGAGGTCGCTGGTCCACGGGGACGTGAAGGCACGGAACGTGGTGATCGGCGGCGACGGCCGCGCCAGGCTGACGGACTTCGGCTGCGCGAGGGCCGTGGACTCCCTGCTCCCGATGGGCGGCACGCCCGCGTTCATGGCGCCCGAGGTCGCGCGCGTCGAGGAGCAGGGGCCGGCGTCCGACGTGTGGGCGCTCGGCTGCACCGTCGTCGAGATGGCCACTGGCCGCGCGCCATGGAGCGACATGAACGATCTGCTCGCGGCCGTGCACCGGATCGGGTACACGGCCGCCGTGCCGGAGGTGCCGGGGTGGCTCTCGGCGGAGGCCAAGGACTTCTTGGACGGATGCTTCAGGAGACAGCCCAGCGACCGGTCCACGGCAGCGCAGCTCTTGGATCACCCATTCGTTGCttccgccgctgccgccggcgaCTATAAGGCTGCGCCGGTGAAGCAACAATACACGTCTCCCAAGAGCACACTGCAGGACGCACTCTGGGACTCGGACACCGACGACGAGGCGGACGAGATGTCGGCGACGCCGGCCGAGAGGATCGGGGCATTGGCCTGCGGCAACTCGGCCCTGCCGGACTGGGACTCGGACGACGGCTGGATCGACGTGTGCGACGAGGTCCACAGAGTCCCCGACTCGCCGCCGGCCGACGCGGGTTACGACCTCGTTTGGCCCGAAGAATCTGACGCAGAGCGCGAGCCGTTCGCGGTTGCTGCTGACGACAGCAACGACATCCCGCGCAATGCAGTGGTGACCGACTCCTCCATTTGGCAGGACAGTTACGTGCGCCCTGTGCATTTAGGCAGCTGTAGAAATCAATTTCACCCGTTTCAGTCTGACGGGGATGAAAACTTGAGATTTGATCGTCGTTGTAACAAAGACAGAGTAATGGAATTCATTTTTTTGCTCAAAATCTCAAAGTCTGCGACCAGCCATCTCTCTGCTACATTCCTCGTGTGCGTATGCTTTTCGTTACAGATCCGAGCatgctctttttttttgcgggtgacaGATCCGAGCATGTGACGTGAGGGTTCGAGATTCAGTTACTTGAAGCGACATGCGAGTGACGTCGAGATCATACCTCCTGTGTTCCAGCCAACCTGGATCGTATTTGTTCACtgagggcgtgtttggttgcagtTTACGACAGTAGTTGCATTGCATGTCCATCTTTAGTCAGCCTAGTTTTTGAAATGCATATGCAGCAGATGCAACTTATTTGATTGCCTGCATCGTATGGAGGGGTACTTACCTCCATGTTGTTTGATTGCCGTTTTTGTGCTTATGGTGTGAGCAGATGCAAACTTCAGCTGTTTGGTTGCAAACAACATTTGTGTTCTGCTCACCCCATTCAAATGTGGTGGCCTTACCACCACATGATCATCACAATAGCAAGATCAAACAAAGCAAGCACCCAAATGAAATCAAACACAACAAGTAAGAAAATGACAGCAAACTATTTAACTACATAGTATAAGTCTAGATTAACAGCAGGGGCATCCTCCTTCCCTGCTCCAAGCCAGGTGCTGCTCCTGgccaaaatatgaacaagttttcAACACAAGTCTCGCCACACACCAAAAGTTCAACACTAACACCTTACTTAACTTAACTACATAGCATGCTCGATGTTACCAACGCAATTGTGCCTGCTGCAACGAAACCTGCACATGACCGAGGAGTCGTGGTTAGATCTGAACCTTTAGTCCGAGTCCTGAGATGCGCACAACGACGAGGTCACCGGGGACGATCCGGTGGCGGCGGCAGAAGTAGTTCCAGCCCCGGGCAAGCACCATGTGCCCCTCAAAGTTCTGGACCTGCACCTAGAACATGCACCGCTTGTTCGCCGACAGTCTGACTACGCGCGGGAGCCGCTTGATGACCAGCCAGGTGTTCATCACCTCCACGAACTTGCGAGGGACGACGAGCATGGCGAGGTCCTCGTTGTCCTTGATCTACTGGTAGAAGCACAGCGGCTCCCTGCCCCCCTCCTCGTGGCCCTGCCTCGGAGATCGTCCCCTTGAACGaggcaggctcatgaaggctatCCTGCCAGGCAGGTCCACTGTCCCGAGCCACCTGTTAGTGGGGATGAAATCCTCGGCGCCCTCAGCTCCGGCCACCACCTGAGCTCCTCCTCCCGCCACATCCCAGTCagtcttcaatatcttgtcaggTAAGATGACAAGTATTAGTGCACAAACTCTTTGCAAAATGGCATTGATCAGAGACATTTGCCCAAGAGcaaatgccactgatcagtgcACAAACTCTTTAAGCAAATGCCACTTATCAATGGCACTTGCTGTTAGGCAAATGCCACTCATCAGTGCACTTGCCCAACAGCAAGTGCCATTCAACACAAACCCTAGCTTGAACATGTATGCTAGCAATATGAACAACAACATGAACATGATCCTagcatgaacatgaacatgcCATTTGCATGAACACACATCCTAGCAAGACCCTACCATGAACACACATCCTAGAAAAGTACACTACCATTGGGGATTCTAGCATGAACACAGCTACTAGCATGAACACAGATCCAGTGGCACAAGAAAATTATCTTAGGACACACACTGTACAAAACAAGAACAGATCAGTCTGATTGGATTTGATTGGGATCGCATCCAATCGGATCTGCTAGAATCCTATCTAATCCTATCGAATCCACTTACTACTAGCACATGCCTAAGAAATAAACCCCTAATCTACATCTACAAGGAAGCATTGAGAGGGGTTGACTCACCGGAGCACGCGCAGCTGCAGCGAACCGAGGCCGGGGTGTAAACCCCGACGGGAAGGAGAGAGGTGGCGGAGCAGAGGAGGAGCCGGCCCTGGCGACGGCTTGCGGCATCGGCCCCGTGCTCATCGCCATGCCGGAGGTCGACGAGGATGGCCCACCGACAGGAGAAAACCCTTGGACGGGGGTCAAGAAAAACCCCTGCCCAATGGGGTCCCAAAAATCGCCGGCTCCGTCGACGGCGCCGGCGCCGAGCCCAAGACCACGAGGTCCGGAATCCGCGGTGGAGCAGGAAGGGCCGGAACGGCCGACACCGCATTGGCCGGCGCTCGTGGTGGCCGCAGCAAATGGGGGACGGCGCTCGCAGCGCCGACGCCAGGTCCCTGCCCGAGTTCTGCAGCCCGGACACCCAGCGCTCCTGGATGCTGGCGATGCGCTGGTCGACGGGGGTCAGAGGGCGGTGCGGCGGTGGGCGAGGCGGAGCCatcggaggagaggagagggaggggcGGTGAGGGAGAGAGGGAGCGGTGGGAACAGTGCGATTGGGCGGTGACAGGAGAGTGGGGGCGAGTTATGAGACGTCCCCTCCGTCTCCAGCGCTGCCCGAGGCGTGCAACTGCCTTGCATGTGTGGCCGCGCCCAGCCAGGCTCGCGAGAACTGCCGATTCTGCAGTTTCCGCCGGGCCAGGCTGCGGGCTGCTTTAAGGTCCGTGCAGGTCTCAAACCGCATGCAATCCAGACAACCAAACAGGCCGCGTACATCCCGCACGGGCCTGGTTGGGCtgcatgcgggcaaccaaacacgccctgaTAGGAGCTAGCGATCCAGCGAAATCCATATCTTTTTATTTTTGAAACAGGGCAAAAGATTTGCCACTTTCATTCATTAAGCAGAAGAGAGTTGCCCGGTTAATTAACGGAAACCCGGGCGAAAACCGTTACAACACATGCCCTCAACAGGGCACCATCAACACACGCCGGCCCCAGGGCCGCGctccagccgagccgccggctccGTCACCCAAGCAACCCGTAGCTGACACCCTACAACCAAGACCGAAGCCGCCGCTCCGGCATCCACGCCGACCCCGAGGCCGCGCACCAGGCGAGCCGCCTGCTCTGCTGCCCGAGCAACCGGAGCCGACACCCTACAACCATCTCCGGAGCCGTCGCTCCGACGTACAGACAGAAACCCCACACGCCGACCCCGAGGCCGCGCACCAAGCGAGCCGTCAGCTTCGTCACCCGAGCAACCGGAACCGACACCCAACCACCGTATCCGGAGCCGCCGCTCCGACATCCACGCCGACCCCGAGGCCGCGCACCAGGCTGGCCAACGACACTGCCACCCGTGTGACCAATGCCGACACCCCTCCATGACGACGAGATCAGGAGCCGCCGCTTCGATTTCCACGCCAGCCCCGAGGCCGCGCACCACCCGAGCCGATGACTCTCCCAGGCCAAGACCACTCCAGAACGATGCCTCCAAGAAGGACCGCGACACCGGAGCGCCCATCATCTGCTCCAAGAACCTGGAGCAAGGGTTTCGCCCGGAGTGTGAGAGAAGAGGTCGAAGGCCCTCGAACGACGACGCCTCCAAGAAGGTGTGCGGCGCCCATAGGCGTCGCTGCCGCTGGCTTCGGCCAAGGCAGGAGCAAGGCTTTCGCCCCGAGCAGCCAAAGGAAGCCCTTCCCTCGAACCGGCACCACGCGAGCCACCGCCCGCCTGAACCACCACCTACCACCAGAGCCAGGAGCCGCTGATCAGAACAGCCCCGCCGTCGGCACCTGCACCACATAGAGCCGCCGACTAGGCTGCCCCATCACCACCGCAGGAGCCAGAACCAGCCACGTCTGGTCAGATCTGGCGCCCCACGCAGCAGTCAACCCACCGGCCAGCACCAAGCGTCCTTGACACGACCGAGGGCCGACGCACTGCCGCAGAGTACCGGCGCCCCGAGCTCCAGCCGTGGCGCTACCCACGTAGCCACCACGGCCGCCGTCGCCGAAGAAGAGgtccggggccgccgccccggcatccGAGCACCACACGCCAACAAGCCCTCCGACTCCGTCCCgccggagcagcagcaacagcagcacaTCCCCGCACCACGGCGACCTCCAGGTAGCAAGACCTCATCGCACACGCAGAGGCAGATCCACCCTGGTTGCCAAGATCCTACTGCCGCGCTGCTCCTCCACACGGACCTCCAGATCCACGCTGCTCCTCCACACGGACCTCCAGATCCACACCAGACCGCGCCAGAGCCGAGCGAGCCCACGCGATGCAGCTCGTCCGCGCCCACCAGGTGCAACTTCTCCGCGCCCGCCTGATGCAGCTCCTTTGTGCCGCCTCGCCGCTGCCACGACTCCGCCAGCCACGGCCGCAACCTCGAGCCCCTCTACCGCCGGTGCGCGCGGCCCCTGGAGCACATCCCACTACCAGTGCTCAAGGCCACCAGATCCGCCACCGCACCGTAAAACGGCcccaccgccgccgacgcctcccgggctttgcccggcagcgccctccggcggcggtgaggggagaggaggaggggggagggtgaggggagaggaggaggggggagggccctAGCCGGCCAGCTTTGGGGCGCTCCGGTGCGGCTGTGGTGCCGCACGGGAGCGGGCGTGTTTTCTAGAGTCTGCCGTCCTTCACGATTTGGATGTAAGGATAGGCGGATTTGTTTTTCTCCGGCCAGCCTTGCGTACATAATAGTGGAATATTTCTCGTTTCCATGTGTCAGTTTCTTCATTATTGGAGCACACCCTGTTTCAAAAAATTATTGGAGCACACGGCTTCGCTATGCGGTGCATCATCATGGCGCCATTTTGAAGCCGAGCGGATGCAATTTACGTAATTAGTACCAGCTAGCGGAGTCGTGGCGGCACGCTCCACCCGTGGTGGAGCCCGTGCATGCATCTATattgttttattattattttaaaaTAAGAAAAGGGATGGAAGTAGGTTTGAGGTCGAGCTGGTCGCGTAGAAGTCCTTATACTGTTTGGTCCTTTACATCAAGATGGCGTACAAACAACCGAGCAAGAAACATAACCAATTCATGTACATGAAAACTCAAAGACTTGCATTATAGTTCTAAAAACCTAAGAACGGAATCCAATAAAACTAACAAAAACAAAAGCCGTGCAAATGATATAGGAGGTATGTAATCATGCATTTTTACACTACTAGcaattctctcaacatgcaacCTATCCAACTCAGCATCCTGCCACATCATCAATTATTTTTCCCATTTAACTGATTTAGTGGCTATATTTTCAGACTTAAGCTACCACTGAAGCCCAATGGCCTCGACTCGCAACCGGAGAAAAGCCCAAACGTCATGCTTAGAAGAAGAACAGCCGTCCTGCCCCCACCCCCTCCATGCTTTCCGTTcatcctctcctctcctctctctccttaAATAAAGGATCAGTCTTTTCCGTTTCCCCCCTGCAATAGTGCGCCACCGAAGAAGAGATCTCCCGTCTCCGTGTGCGTCCTCTAATTGGAAGTCATTTTAATGTTATGTACAATTAGACTATATGGTATGCTAATGTATATCTACATGTACTTCTATTATTGATATTATGTTTGAATTATATTTATTAATATTCAGTCCAAATTGTTTGCACGATGAATGCCGCAGCAATGCACGAGGTATCATCTAGTTGAATAAGAAGTTCCATGATGGTccctccccccctccccccccccccccaatcaaAAGGAGCAAACATGTTCCGTTTCCAGCGCCTACATTCAGATTGATTACCTTCCCTTTGCATGAATAGAATGAAACAATGGTAATATTTCCCACAGAGCCTGTTAGTTTTTAAATTGGATAAACAAAAGAAGAGAAGGACCAGCATGTATCTAAGACAAATTGTACTTGTTGCTTCTCTCTTGTCCTAGTTATTGTTGTTACTTCATCCAAAGAGTTTGAATGATTACTGATAGTTTTCAAATTATATAAGCAAAAAAAAATGAGTTGTATTGAACCAATATAGATGCTCAAAGAAAAAATATCCAAGAGAACATAAATTGGTATCTCTAGTTAATAATGGAAACATTTAACAGGCCTCCAAAATGTGCTAAAAACATACAGAGATTATGTATGGAAAATTTTGCCAAAGCATTTCTAGACCGTTGTTGGGACTGTATGCTCATTAGTACATTATAGTTTGGTCAAGTCAGGACGATGGCATGTGTGAAATTTCTacaaaggaaaaaaggaaaaggaaagatCCTAGAATTTCAATTACCTTGTAATTACATGTGTTGTCTTTATTATTTGATCCAAAGATTGTGTATGCTTGCTCACAATTTCAGAACTGCAAGGGAAGAAAAGGCCCCTATATTTTTTTGACCCGAGaccgtagaacaattgttctatgaaataaaagaatattgacaacaacaAGCTAGGGGGGTATAATCAACCAATGCCAGTTCAGGGTATCATAATTACAGTTTTAGATTATAAGTATTGTCCTATCCATTGTCTGATCTTTTGTGCTTTGTGGGCTTGCCCCTGATCATGTGCTGCCCAAAGTCCTTCTTTCAGGCAACGTTCCATTCCTTGTATGTGTGATACCGTCGATCTAAAAAATTATCATTTCTGATAGACCAAATACTCCAGCATCCCACTATCACAAAGTCTAAAGCACCGTCTCCTGTAACTTGGTGTAAGTGCATCTACTGCCACCTAAGGGTGTCCCGAACTAAGGGGTCCTCAGACTGCCGACCTGTCTctcatgggccagactgatgggccacTCTTATTCATTAATGGAAGGCAGGGCTCCAGGCGATCCCGTGCTATGGAAGGAAACTCCCGAAGACTTGGTGTATCCTCCAAGTCTAGTTAGCATAATCAGCATGTTTACCCCTGGATGGTAACCAGCCATGTGTAACACTAGCTactcctggtgtctatataaaccagagggctagACCGTACAGAGGGACAACCCTTCGACCATACCCACCTAGGATTTAGTTCAtacaatctcatggtagatcaactctgtaattGTCACACTCATACAccaatacaatcaagcaggacgtagggttttacctcctcgAGAGGGCCTGAACTTGGGTAAATTGCGTCTCTGCATTCcttgttacccatcgatccacgattcacagttcgggaccccctacctaagatctgccagttttgacaccgacattggtgccttcattgagagttccactgtagGATCACCAAAAGATCGATGGCTCGCTTAGTCATCGACGAGAGCATCAGCACCGGGGCGACTTTGTGCCCGGCCAGCTCTTCGCGTTTGGCAGCATCGTCCTGCACGTCAACTCGACCGGTCATCTTGACCAAATCGACAATTTTGCCCCGAGCAGGAAATCCGGTTCGGAAGCTTGGAGTACGCCGCCGATGCTCGGGGTGATCTGATATTTACTGGGTTCTCAGCTTTACCTGAGGGGCCCAGCAACCCCGAAGACTTAACTTCGAGCCTCCTCCATGATCCCGTCTCCGGATCGACCTTTATATTGGATCTTGCTTTGAGCTCGGATCCGATCTCAGCGTCCGAAGACCAGGATGCCTTGGCCGAACGCACCCCCTATGCAGGCATACTGGAGGTCAACTTCGAATAATACCAGAGTATGGATCCAGCTGACCTCCCGCTATTAAACGACACGTTAGATCATATCCAAATGATGAGCCTCACAGATGGCCTGTCCTCGATCTATGATCTGATCGGACTGGAGGCCACCCACGGGGAACTTTACATCCCACCTActacccacttagtagccactgtcaatgacttaaccgacatgctggactatGACTCCGAGGAGATTGACGACATGGACGAGGATGTCGACGTCACGACCCACACTGCTCCCTCTCCGGCCACGCCCAACACGGAAAAGTGGACGACCACTTTCACTTACAACGTTTACATGGTCGACACCCCTAAGAAGGATGGCGATGCCCCCGTTAAGGAGTCATCCAAACGCCGACGTCAGCGGAGGCAATCCAAGGAACGTGAAAAGAGCAGGGAAGACAACCTGAACACATACACAAACTACACCAGAGATGACGATACTCCGGACAACATGGAAGAGCTCGGCGAGATCGCCACCCTCGATCAGCATCGCGACACCCCTGAAGGTCATGAGGACCAGGACAACCCCGAGAACCCCGATGATTCCAATGACGACAGCTACCTCCCTCTTTCTGAAGAGGAGGACAGCCTCGGACCCGAGGATTTCATCATCCCCGAGGACCCTCTGGATCAGGAGCGGTTCAAGTGGCAACTCATAGCCACCGCCcgaagcctgaagaaaaagcaacaccAGCTGAAGGCCGAACAACTATAGACTCGGGGGCCAAaattttcactagaggcttctctcttgagcACATAAtgtacagtgggtaaacaaattgctgttgggcaattgatagaaaagcgcacaattatgacgatattcaaggcaatgatcatgtatataggcatcatgtccgagacaagtagaccggctcctgcctgcatctactactattactccaccgatcgctatccagcatggatctagggtattaagttaataaaactagagtaacaccttaagcaagatgacatgatgtagacaatgtaaacccaatcaatatgaataaactccatctttttatccttaatggcaacaatacaaatacgtgtcatgtccctttctatgcacacgcaattatctacccatggagatgcatagcaacgaggggagagtgtgtctacgtaccctcgtagaccgtaagcagaagcgtttcacaacgcggttgatgtggtcgaactttcttcgcgctccaaccgatctagtaccgagtgcatggcacctccgcgttctacacacgttcagctcagtgacatcctccaccttcttgatccagcaagccgGCGAgctagtagatgagttccggcagcacgacggcgtggtgacggtgatggtgatgtgatctccgcagggcttcgcctaagcactacgaaaatatgactgAGGGAGTAAACAGTGgacgggggcgccgcacacggctaagacaatgttgtgtccttgtgtggcgccccctccccacatatatataggtgggaggggaggaggcagCCGCTAGGGCGCCCCAAGAGACCTAGCGGCATCCCTAGGCTGCTGCCTTGCCCTGCGGCCCCCTTAATTTCCTTATTTGGacatgagggggaaaggaaagggagaTGGCTGCCTTAGGGTGCCTTCCCTTTCCTTCCCTCCCTCCTTTGGTGCGTGGGAAGGGGGTAGAGGGGCGCactagccccttgtgggctggtgtgccttccccttttggcccataaggcccaaaaACCTACCGGGgctgcccggaaccccttccggtgacccgataagtacctggTACCACCCGAAatacttccggtgtccaaataccatcgtcctatatatcaatctttacctctcgaccattttgagactcctcgtcatgtctgtgatctcatccgggactctcgaacaacattcagtcaccaaatcacataactcatataatactatatcgtcatcaaacgttaagcgtgcggaccctacgggttcgagaactatgtacacatgaccgagacacctctccggtcaataaccaatagcggaacctggatgcccatattggctcctacatattctacaaagatctttatcggtcgaaccgttctgacaacatatgtaattccctttgtccatcggtatgttacttgcccgagattcgatcgtcggtatcttcatacctagttcgatctcgttactactcgttccgtaa
The Aegilops tauschii subsp. strangulata cultivar AL8/78 chromosome 3, Aet v6.0, whole genome shotgun sequence genome window above contains:
- the LOC109759419 gene encoding mitogen-activated protein kinase kinase kinase 18; the encoded protein is MDVAVAKQLRRIRTLGRGASGAVVWLASDEASGELLAVKSAGAGGAAQLEREGSVLTGLCSPHIIPCLGSRAAECGEYQLFLEFAPGGSLADEAARSGGCLPEPAIRAYAGDVARGLEYLHARSLVHGDVKARNVVIGGDGRARLTDFGCARAVDSLLPMGGTPAFMAPEVARVEEQGPASDVWALGCTVVEMATGRAPWSDMNDLLAAVHRIGYTAAVPEVPGWLSAEAKDFLDGCFRRQPSDRSTAAQLLDHPFVASAAAAGDYKAAPVKQQYTSPKSTLQDALWDSDTDDEADEMSATPAERIGALACGNSALPDWDSDDGWIDVCDEVHRVPDSPPADAGYDLVWPEESDAEREPFAVAADDSNDIPRNAVVTDSSIWQDSYVRPVHLGSCRNQFHPFQSDGDENLRFDRRCNKDRVMEFIFLLKISKSATSHLSATFLVCVCFSLQIRACSFFLRVTDPSM